One Mus musculus strain C57BL/6J chromosome X, GRCm38.p6 C57BL/6J DNA window includes the following coding sequences:
- the Ndufa1 gene encoding NADH dehydrogenase [ubiquinone] 1 alpha subcomplex subunit 1, with amino-acid sequence MWFEILPGLAIMGVCLVIPGVSTAYIHKFTNGGKEKRVARVQYQWYLMERDRRISGVNRYYVSKGLENID; translated from the exons ATGTGGTTCGAGATTCTCCCTGGCCTCGCCATTATGGGGGTGTGCTTGGTCATCCCCGGGGTGTCCACTGCGTACATCCACAAATTCACCAACGGGGGCAAG gaaaaacgAGTTGCTCGTGTTCAGTACCAGTGGTATCTGATGGAACGCGATAGACGTATCTCTGGAGTCAATCGCTACTATGTGTCCAAG GGCCTGGAAAACATTGACTAA
- the Rnf113a1 gene encoding E3 ubiquitin-protein ligase RNF113A, translated as MAEQLSPGNSTRQVCTFLFKKPGRKGAAGRRKRRLCDAGSGDSCSSSDEGSSVVRPEKKQATHNPMIQKTRGSAKQKATYGGLSSEDENEPEGLGVVYKSTRSAKPVGPEDMGATAVYELDTEKDRDAQSIFERSQKIQEELRGKEDDKIYRGINNYQKYVKPKDTSMGNASSGMVRKGPIRAPEHLRATVRWDYQPDICKDYKETGFCGFGDSCKFLHDRSDYKHGWQIERELDEGRYGVYEDENYEVGSDDEEIPFKCFICRQTFQNPVVTKCRHYFCERCALQHFRTTSRCYVCDQQTNGVFNPAKELIAKLGKHRAEAEGGVSDSLEDIEESPVSII; from the coding sequence ATGGCGGAGCAACTTTCTCCCGGGAATTCTACCCGTCAGGTGTGCACGTTCCTCTTCAAAAAGCCTGGGCGGAAAGGAGCGGCGGGCCGCCGAAAGCGCCGGCTCTGTGATGCAGGCTCCGGGGACAGCTGCAGCAGCAGTGATGAAGGCAGCTCTGTGGTCCGCCCGGAGAAGAAGCAAGCGACCCACAATCCGATGATCCAGAAGACGCGTGGCAGCGCTAAACAGAAGGCAACCTATGGCGGCTTGAGTAGCGAGGACGAGAATGAACCGGAGGGTCTCGGCGTCGTCTACAAGTCTACCCGTTCGGCAAAACCCGTGGGGCCCGAGGATATGGGGGCGACCGCCGTCTACGAACTGGACACTGAGAAGGATCGAGATGCACAGTCCATCTTTGAGCGGAGCCAGAAGatccaggaggagctgaggggcaAGGAAGATGACAAGATCTATCGGGGAATCAATAATTATCAGAAGTACGTGAAGCCCAAGGATACATCCATGGGCAATGCTTCCTCCGGGATGGTGAGGAAAGGCCCTATCCGAGCTCCTGAGCATCTACGTGCCACCGTGCGCTGGGATTACCAGCCCGATATCTGTAAGGACTACAAGGAGACTGGTTTCTGCGGCTTCGGGGACAGCTGCAAATTCCTCCATGATCGTTCAGATTACAAGCACGGGTGGCAGATCGAACGTGAGCTTGATGAGGGTCGCTATGGTGTCTATGAGGACGAAAACTACGAAGTGGGAAGCGATGATGAGGAAATACCATTCAAGTGTTTCATCTGTCGCCAGACCTTCCAAAATCCAGTTGTCACCAAGTGTAGGCATTATTTCTGCGAGCGCTGTGCATTGCAGCATTTCCGTACCACCTCACGCTGCTATGTCTGTGACCAGCAGACCAATGGCGTCTTTAATCCAGCCAAAGAACTGATTGCTAAACTGGGAAAGCATCGAGCTGAAGCAGAGGGTGGTGTTTCTGATTCTCTAGAAGACATAGAGGAGAGTCCAGTTTCCATTATTTAG